A stretch of the Sphingobacterium thalpophilum genome encodes the following:
- a CDS encoding CPBP family intramembrane glutamic endopeptidase — protein MERMTVSAIENIGFIIFLVVFPHFVPLPFYSYAIVCLTAIYLMLRRDKKTFRDIGLLKEKLTFKAFFLGAVTAIVWVAFMQLVYIPTIKYFFQVPEYSEYNYIKSSLARLVITIAAALIIGGFYEEVVFRGYIQNVLENRIFKRYRPIVSVLIASVLFGLYHLQQDIFAVVAAAMGGLYWSILYKKSGNLWAAIFSHALFDTITLILIYKNALGVFSF, from the coding sequence ATGGAAAGAATGACAGTTTCAGCCATTGAAAATATTGGATTTATCATATTTCTTGTAGTATTTCCCCATTTCGTTCCTTTACCTTTTTATTCCTATGCTATTGTGTGTCTCACAGCAATCTACCTGATGCTGAGAAGAGATAAGAAGACATTTCGAGATATAGGGCTACTAAAAGAAAAGTTAACCTTCAAAGCATTTTTCTTAGGTGCAGTTACTGCAATAGTCTGGGTTGCCTTTATGCAATTAGTTTATATACCTACCATAAAATACTTTTTTCAAGTTCCAGAATATTCAGAATACAATTACATCAAAAGTAGTTTGGCAAGACTCGTGATAACTATCGCTGCAGCTTTGATAATTGGCGGGTTTTACGAAGAGGTCGTATTTCGAGGTTATATACAAAATGTGCTGGAGAATAGAATATTCAAAAGGTACCGTCCTATTGTCAGCGTGCTAATAGCAAGTGTGCTTTTTGGTCTTTATCATTTGCAACAAGACATCTTTGCTGTTGTTGCCGCAGCGATGGGCGGACTTTATTGGTCTATTTTGTATAAAAAGTCTGGCAATCTTTGGGCTGCAATATTTTCCCATGCATTATTTGATACTATTACCCTTATCCTTATCTATAAGAATGCATTGGGAGTTTTCTCCTTTTAA
- a CDS encoding DUF4241 domain-containing protein yields MHKRSITICMMAVALFSCTSKNKVPSSTKDILRTTNEFDLTDTIPKITIKDTSLAFPRIFEGSFVNSTKVAQFGTEITFEKIAVGNLKISSGQIIATDPVMLSDAVAFSENFPVGEFPVELAMANINANNDRRVAFARVKFSDKPIRKWEFALLPGQAPIPLKSKEIYGYGVDAGLGLFVDQVAKNSLNTLLDKNWDNMFSEEFEHYLNYSFQNQNAVFFSTGYGDGFYATYIGRDSEGKICQLLTDFDIVLWRNVGEY; encoded by the coding sequence ATGCATAAAAGATCAATAACAATATGTATGATGGCCGTGGCACTATTTTCATGTACTTCGAAAAACAAAGTTCCAAGTAGTACTAAGGACATCCTCCGAACAACAAACGAATTTGACCTAACAGATACCATACCGAAAATAACCATTAAGGACACGTCGCTGGCATTCCCTCGGATATTCGAGGGAAGTTTCGTGAACAGCACAAAAGTAGCCCAATTCGGCACGGAAATAACCTTTGAGAAGATAGCTGTAGGAAACCTAAAGATATCGTCAGGCCAGATTATCGCTACTGATCCTGTTATGTTAAGCGATGCGGTAGCTTTTAGTGAGAATTTTCCGGTTGGTGAGTTTCCGGTCGAATTGGCAATGGCAAATATCAATGCCAATAACGATCGAAGGGTCGCATTTGCACGAGTAAAATTCTCCGATAAGCCCATCCGTAAATGGGAGTTTGCGTTATTACCGGGACAGGCGCCAATCCCCCTCAAATCCAAAGAAATATATGGATATGGAGTAGATGCAGGACTAGGTCTTTTCGTCGATCAAGTCGCAAAGAATAGTCTGAATACGCTGCTCGATAAAAATTGGGACAATATGTTTTCCGAAGAATTCGAGCATTATTTAAATTACAGCTTTCAGAATCAAAATGCCGTCTTTTTCTCCACGGGGTATGGAGATGGTTTTTATGCTACTTACATCGGAAGGGACAGTGAGGGTAAAATTTGTCAGCTGTTGACTGACTTTGATATTGTACTGTGGCGGAATGTTGGGGAGTACTAA
- a CDS encoding helix-turn-helix domain-containing protein has protein sequence MVSKKSNHSVKRFNTLADVMVASGFPPPKHPLIVLLNGVDKPLKGRAPNKWHVLNYYKIAFKPDAGGKLMYGHTKFDFKEGGLFFVAPQQVLSSIKEDKQKETEEQKMLSPQITLLIDPDFLLQYPLAQKIHQYHFFSYATNEALHLSDKEKETILSLFRNIEDELENRIDEMSHHVIISQIELLLNYAQRFYNRQFLTRKQNYPSIAERIDQLLEDYFNSDKVLSGGVPTVNYLADQLHMSASYLSDLLRNLIGQNTQQIIHNKMIYRAKNKLSSTALSISEIAFELGFEQPQSFSRLFKLKTKQSPQQYRAQFN, from the coding sequence ATGGTTTCAAAAAAATCGAATCATTCTGTAAAAAGATTTAATACGCTGGCTGACGTAATGGTGGCATCTGGTTTTCCACCCCCAAAGCATCCATTAATCGTTTTGTTGAACGGTGTAGACAAACCACTTAAAGGTCGAGCTCCTAACAAATGGCATGTATTGAACTATTATAAAATAGCTTTTAAACCGGATGCTGGAGGTAAATTAATGTATGGTCATACCAAATTTGATTTTAAAGAGGGTGGTTTGTTTTTTGTGGCTCCCCAGCAAGTTCTCTCATCTATTAAAGAAGATAAGCAAAAGGAAACTGAAGAACAAAAAATGCTTAGCCCACAGATTACACTGCTTATAGATCCTGATTTTTTACTGCAATATCCGCTAGCACAAAAGATCCATCAGTACCACTTTTTCTCTTATGCTACCAATGAAGCGTTGCACCTTTCGGACAAAGAAAAAGAAACCATTCTGTCACTTTTCAGAAATATAGAAGACGAACTTGAGAACCGTATAGACGAGATGAGTCATCATGTGATCATCTCCCAGATTGAACTTTTGCTAAATTATGCCCAACGATTTTATAACAGGCAGTTTCTGACCCGAAAACAAAACTATCCGAGTATAGCCGAGCGCATCGATCAATTGTTGGAGGATTATTTTAATAGCGATAAGGTGCTGAGTGGGGGAGTTCCTACCGTTAATTATCTCGCTGACCAGCTGCATATGTCAGCAAGTTATCTAAGTGATCTATTAAGAAATCTTATAGGGCAAAACACTCAACAAATCATTCATAATAAAATGATTTACCGTGCTAAAAATAAGCTATCTTCCACAGCTCTCAGTATTTCTGAAATTGCATTTGAATTGGGTTTTGAACAGCCTCAATCCTTTAGCAGATTATTTAAACTAAAAACCAAACAAAGCCCACAGCAATATAGAGCTCAATTCAATTAA
- a CDS encoding SDR family NAD(P)-dependent oxidoreductase, which produces MENKQKEKVWFITGSSRGFGKIWTEAALKRGDKVVATARNINSIATLKEKYGDQVLILEVDVTNASQVQNAINKANEYFGRLDIVFNNAGYSLVGTIEESSTDEVKAMYETNIMGPIHVIQAALPILRAQGHGHILGTSSAVGIYSNPLIGYYCSSKFAFEAIYDSLSKEVAGFGIKVTLIEPGAYSTEFGSAESLKIASKKLAAYDDLKSSLMENLQKLERGNPLATSEAIFAVVDAENPPLRLLLGKNDLPHIQQIYSERIQEWETWKTISEAAQG; this is translated from the coding sequence ATGGAAAATAAACAGAAAGAAAAAGTTTGGTTCATTACAGGATCTTCAAGAGGTTTTGGAAAAATATGGACAGAAGCCGCTTTGAAACGAGGAGATAAAGTCGTTGCTACAGCACGCAATATCAATAGTATTGCCACATTAAAAGAAAAATATGGTGATCAGGTCTTGATTCTTGAAGTAGATGTAACCAATGCGTCACAAGTACAAAACGCTATTAACAAGGCCAACGAATATTTTGGAAGATTGGATATTGTGTTTAATAATGCCGGATATTCTTTGGTAGGAACCATCGAAGAGAGCAGCACCGATGAGGTAAAAGCCATGTACGAAACCAATATTATGGGACCTATCCATGTGATTCAGGCAGCATTACCTATACTGCGGGCCCAGGGGCATGGCCATATTTTGGGGACATCCAGCGCCGTTGGTATTTATAGTAATCCTCTTATTGGGTACTATTGTTCTTCAAAATTTGCGTTTGAAGCCATTTACGATAGTTTATCTAAAGAAGTTGCCGGATTTGGTATCAAAGTAACGCTGATTGAACCGGGAGCATATAGTACAGAATTTGGCAGTGCTGAATCGCTAAAAATAGCCAGCAAAAAACTAGCGGCTTATGATGATTTGAAAAGCAGTTTGATGGAAAATTTACAAAAACTGGAACGAGGAAATCCTTTAGCCACTTCCGAAGCTATATTTGCTGTTGTCGATGCTGAAAATCCGCCGTTGAGATTACTTTTGGGTAAAAACGATCTGCCACATATCCAACAAATCTATTCTGAACGCATCCAGGAATGGGAAACTTGGAAAACTATTTCAGAAGCAGCCCAAGGGTAA
- a CDS encoding HAD family hydrolase, producing MKEALLVLDLDETLLYATKDRLVQHEDFVVGQYYVYVRPNLAYFLSEMAGDFKLAIWSSADDKYVQELVDKIKPATVNFEFVWGRSRTTKKRMSVTDEYYYVKRLSKVKRKGFLLERTLIIDDTAEKSMLNYGNAIRIPEFTGNANDDELLLLASYLKKFKNVDNVRRIDKRRWRDEVRS from the coding sequence ATGAAAGAAGCTCTTTTAGTATTGGATTTGGACGAGACATTGTTGTACGCAACAAAAGATAGGTTGGTACAGCATGAAGACTTTGTTGTAGGGCAGTATTATGTGTATGTCCGTCCAAATTTAGCCTATTTTTTATCAGAGATGGCTGGGGATTTTAAACTGGCCATTTGGAGCTCTGCGGATGATAAGTACGTGCAAGAACTCGTTGATAAAATAAAACCAGCCACTGTCAATTTTGAGTTTGTCTGGGGACGATCTCGCACGACAAAAAAACGGATGAGTGTGACTGATGAGTATTATTACGTTAAAAGGTTATCCAAAGTAAAACGCAAAGGCTTCTTATTGGAAAGAACGCTTATCATAGATGATACTGCCGAAAAATCAATGTTAAACTATGGCAATGCGATCCGAATACCTGAATTTACAGGGAACGCTAACGATGATGAGTTACTCCTATTGGCTTCCTATTTGAAGAAATTTAAAAATGTTGATAATGTCAGGAGAATTGACAAAAGGCGTTGGAGGGATGAAGTAAGGTCTTGA
- a CDS encoding GNAT family N-acetyltransferase produces the protein MNITISLSRDLDENDILQLYQANKWSAAEKPELLMKALSNSHSLVTAWDGTTLVGLGNAISDGYLVVYYPHLLVLPSYQGKGIGRLIMDKMQEIYKGFHMQMLTADGKAIDFYKKNGFERAGETESMWIYSGGDH, from the coding sequence ATGAACATAACCATTAGCCTTAGCAGAGATTTGGACGAAAATGACATACTGCAACTTTACCAAGCCAATAAATGGAGTGCTGCCGAAAAACCAGAATTACTGATGAAAGCCCTCTCAAATTCGCATTCTCTGGTTACAGCGTGGGATGGTACGACATTGGTAGGCCTAGGGAATGCCATTTCCGATGGGTATCTCGTGGTATATTATCCTCATCTACTAGTACTACCCTCCTATCAAGGGAAAGGGATTGGTCGTTTGATTATGGATAAAATGCAAGAGATTTATAAGGGTTTTCATATGCAGATGCTCACCGCCGACGGAAAGGCTATTGACTTTTATAAAAAGAACGGCTTTGAAAGAGCAGGAGAAACAGAGTCGATGTGGATCTATTCTGGTGGTGATCATTAA